The following proteins are encoded in a genomic region of Burkholderiales bacterium:
- the gabD gene encoding NADP-dependent succinate-semialdehyde dehydrogenase: MNAPDSIVSLKLNNTALFRQQCCVNGEWVDADSNAIFAVANPANGTQLGTVPDMGAQETRRAIQAAHTAWPSWRAKTAKERAVVLRRWFDLIMANQQDLALLMTAEQGKPLAESKGEIAYAASFIEWFAEEGKRIYGDTIPQNHPDKRLIVIKEPIGVCAAITPWNFPAAMITRKAGAALAAGCVMVLKPAEQTPYSALALAVLAEEAGISKGVLNVVTGDAPTIGGEMTANPLVRKVTFTGSTEVGKLLMSQCAGTVKKISLELGGNAPFIVFDDADLDAAVEGALASKYRNTGQTCVCANRILVQDGVYDAFAAKLVARVKGFKVGNGMEAGVVQGPLIDAQALQKVEGHIADATAKGAKLLLGGKRHALGRTFFEPTVLTDVTTGMRLAHEETFGPVAPLFRFKTERDAVCIANDTEYGLAGYFYSRDIGRIFRVAEALECGMVGVNTGLISNEVAPFGGVKQSGIGREGSKYGIEEFVQLKYICFGGIEKPNA; the protein is encoded by the coding sequence ATGAATGCACCAGATAGCATTGTTTCGCTCAAGCTAAATAACACTGCATTGTTCCGGCAGCAGTGTTGCGTCAACGGTGAATGGGTCGATGCCGACAGCAATGCGATATTTGCCGTCGCCAACCCGGCGAATGGCACGCAACTTGGCACGGTGCCTGATATGGGCGCCCAGGAAACGCGACGCGCAATACAAGCCGCGCACACCGCGTGGCCTTCCTGGCGCGCGAAGACCGCCAAGGAGCGGGCGGTCGTGCTGCGCCGCTGGTTTGATCTCATCATGGCCAACCAGCAGGACCTTGCATTGCTGATGACGGCCGAACAAGGCAAGCCGCTGGCGGAGTCCAAAGGAGAAATTGCGTACGCCGCGTCCTTTATCGAATGGTTTGCTGAAGAGGGCAAACGCATATACGGCGACACCATTCCTCAGAATCACCCCGACAAGCGCCTGATCGTAATCAAGGAACCGATCGGCGTCTGTGCCGCGATTACCCCGTGGAATTTTCCCGCGGCAATGATTACCCGTAAAGCCGGGGCGGCACTCGCAGCCGGCTGTGTCATGGTGCTAAAACCCGCGGAACAAACGCCTTACTCGGCCTTGGCGCTCGCCGTGCTCGCCGAGGAGGCCGGAATATCGAAGGGGGTGCTGAACGTGGTGACCGGTGACGCGCCGACGATAGGTGGCGAAATGACTGCCAATCCGCTGGTGCGCAAGGTCACCTTTACCGGTTCCACCGAGGTCGGGAAGCTGTTGATGAGCCAGTGCGCCGGCACGGTGAAGAAAATCTCGCTGGAGCTGGGCGGCAATGCGCCGTTCATTGTGTTTGATGACGCGGATCTGGATGCCGCAGTCGAAGGGGCGCTGGCGTCCAAATATCGCAACACCGGACAGACTTGCGTGTGCGCCAACCGCATCCTGGTTCAGGATGGCGTCTATGACGCTTTTGCCGCAAAACTGGTAGCGAGAGTCAAAGGCTTCAAAGTCGGAAACGGTATGGAAGCGGGCGTGGTTCAGGGTCCGCTGATCGATGCGCAGGCGTTGCAGAAAGTGGAGGGCCATATCGCCGATGCCACGGCCAAAGGCGCGAAACTACTGTTGGGCGGCAAGCGCCACGCCCTGGGAAGAACTTTTTTTGAGCCCACCGTGCTCACAGACGTCACTACCGGCATGCGGCTCGCGCACGAAGAAACGTTTGGCCCGGTGGCGCCGCTATTCCGCTTCAAAACGGAGCGGGACGCGGTATGCATCGCCAACGACACCGAATACGGACTCGCGGGATATTTCTACAGCCGTGACATTGGACGAATTTTCCGTGTTGCCGAAGCGCTCGAATGTGGAATGGTGGGCGTCAATACCGGCCTCATTTCCAATGAGGTCGCGCCATTCGGAGGAGTGAAGCAATCCGGGATCGGCCGCGAAGGTTCCAAATACGGAATTGAAGAGTTTGTGCAGCTGAAATACATTTGCTTCGGCGGCATAGAAAAGCCTAACGCCTAG
- a CDS encoding HAD-IA family hydrolase, which yields MIKAVLFDLDGTLADTAPDLGYALNRQREKHGLTALPLASIRPYVSQGGRGLMKIGFNLAPGDAAYDARRAEFLNFYEERLCHDTRLFADIPVVLAELEARRMPWGVVTNKMKRFTVPLMQKLKLDRRASCIVSGDTGINSKPHPEPLLLASGKIGIPPPACVYVGDDERDVLAARAAGMQSMVARYGYLGNGARPETWGADAHIFNPLEILQFL from the coding sequence ATGATTAAAGCGGTACTGTTCGATCTCGACGGCACTCTCGCCGACACTGCGCCCGATCTGGGATATGCACTGAACCGCCAGCGTGAAAAACATGGCCTGACCGCTCTGCCCTTGGCGAGCATACGTCCGTACGTCTCCCAGGGTGGCCGCGGCCTGATGAAGATCGGTTTCAATCTCGCGCCGGGAGATGCGGCTTATGACGCCCGGCGTGCTGAATTTCTGAATTTCTATGAAGAGCGACTTTGCCACGATACCCGGCTGTTCGCCGATATTCCCGTAGTGCTGGCGGAACTTGAAGCGAGACGAATGCCCTGGGGTGTGGTTACCAACAAGATGAAGCGCTTCACCGTGCCACTGATGCAAAAACTCAAGCTCGACCGCCGTGCCTCCTGCATCGTCAGCGGCGATACCGGCATTAACTCGAAGCCGCATCCGGAACCGCTGCTGTTGGCGAGCGGCAAAATCGGCATACCGCCACCGGCTTGCGTTTATGTCGGCGACGACGAACGCGACGTTCTGGCCGCGCGCGCCGCAGGGATGCAGTCAATGGTCGCGCGCTATGGCTATCTCGGAAACGGCGCCCGTCCCGAAACTTGGGGCGCCGACGCGCATATCTTTAACCCTCTCGAAATCTTGCAATTTCTTTGA
- a CDS encoding TRZ/ATZ family hydrolase, whose amino-acid sequence MLPIVDTLIDAGWVIPVEPPEVLPRHSVAISNGTIHAVLPTAQARERFKAKQEVRLQNHALIPGLVNLHTHAAMALMRGLADDLPLMDWLNQHIWPAEAKHVSQQFVRDGTLLACAEMLRGGITCFNDMYFFPEAAAKAVLSASMRAAIGIIVIEFPSNYAGDPEDYLNKGLATRDELRQQPLLTFCMAPHAPYTVSDKTFEKLLIYSQQLDLPIHIHVQETQDEIQRSLAQYKLRPLQRLHALGLLSPSFIAVHSVHVTPQDIELLASQSCSVAHCPSSNLKLASGLAPVASLLGHGINVGLGTDGAASNNRLDLFGEMRLAAILAKAVSGSADALPAHQALQMATLNGARALGLDGKIGSLTQGKLADITAVDFSSLELSPCFDPVSHLIYTAARDQVSHVWVNGRLLLDNRQLTTLDEEDIAAKTRYWQEKIGVA is encoded by the coding sequence GTGCTGCCAATCGTCGACACTCTGATCGATGCCGGTTGGGTCATTCCGGTCGAACCGCCCGAAGTTTTGCCAAGGCATTCCGTTGCTATCAGCAATGGAACCATACATGCGGTATTGCCTACAGCTCAAGCACGCGAGCGCTTTAAGGCAAAACAGGAGGTGCGTCTGCAAAACCATGCGCTTATTCCCGGGCTCGTCAATCTGCACACTCATGCGGCGATGGCTCTGATGCGCGGCCTCGCGGACGACCTGCCGCTGATGGACTGGCTGAATCAGCATATTTGGCCGGCTGAAGCCAAGCATGTGTCGCAGCAATTCGTGCGGGACGGGACGCTGCTCGCCTGCGCCGAGATGCTGCGCGGTGGCATCACCTGCTTCAACGACATGTATTTCTTTCCTGAGGCGGCCGCAAAGGCGGTGCTCTCCGCGAGCATGCGCGCGGCGATCGGCATCATCGTAATCGAGTTTCCCAGCAACTATGCCGGTGACCCCGAGGATTACCTCAACAAGGGCCTAGCTACTCGCGATGAATTGCGTCAGCAGCCGCTGCTGACATTTTGCATGGCGCCGCATGCCCCTTATACCGTAAGCGACAAGACATTTGAGAAACTGCTCATTTACTCGCAGCAGCTGGACCTGCCGATACATATCCACGTGCAGGAAACACAGGACGAAATTCAGCGCAGCCTGGCGCAATATAAACTGCGTCCCCTGCAGCGGCTGCACGCGCTCGGTCTGTTGAGCCCAAGTTTCATTGCCGTGCATTCCGTGCACGTGACACCGCAAGATATCGAGTTGCTGGCGAGCCAATCCTGCAGCGTCGCTCACTGCCCGTCGTCCAACTTGAAACTTGCCAGTGGCCTTGCGCCGGTCGCATCATTGCTGGGTCACGGCATTAACGTCGGGCTCGGTACGGATGGCGCTGCAAGCAACAATCGGTTGGACTTGTTCGGGGAAATGCGTCTTGCCGCAATACTCGCAAAGGCCGTAAGCGGCAGTGCCGATGCTCTTCCCGCCCATCAAGCTCTGCAAATGGCTACTCTTAACGGCGCCCGAGCCTTGGGCTTGGACGGCAAAATCGGCTCGCTGACTCAGGGCAAATTGGCTGACATCACCGCAGTCGATTTTTCGAGCCTTGAGCTTTCACCCTGCTTCGACCCCGTATCGCATTTAATTTATACCGCAGCACGCGATCAGGTAAGCCACGTCTGGGTTAATGGAAGGTTGCTGCTCGATAACCGTCAGCTTACCACGCTTGACGAGGAAGACATTGCGGCTAAAACGCGTTACTGGCAGGAAAAAATCGGTGTAGCATAA
- a CDS encoding alpha/beta hydrolase, with product MRENSFLSLGPHGFHRIAYTESGSPDNPHAVVCVHGLTRNSRDFDFLAMALANDCHVVCPDVAGRGKSDWLAHSEDYSYPVYLSDMAALIARIGPGTRVSRFIARLLRRPSVRYVDWVGTSMGGLIGMMLAAQPKSPIRRLVMNDVGWLVPANALNILSDYVGKDPRYASIEQFEADFRKVYSTFGPLTEAQWRHLITHTVRRFDDGSYGFKYDPKIGEPFKRKFFQDLDLWNIWSNVRCPVLILRGAQSDFLLKETAAKMCERKAHTELVEFSGIGHAPMLMSEDQIKIVRDFLLAPDSSIPVSTG from the coding sequence ATGCGAGAAAACAGTTTTCTGAGCCTCGGCCCTCACGGCTTTCATCGCATTGCTTATACCGAATCGGGCAGTCCCGATAATCCGCATGCTGTGGTTTGCGTGCACGGCCTCACTCGCAACTCGCGCGACTTCGACTTTCTCGCCATGGCGCTGGCGAACGATTGCCACGTGGTGTGCCCCGACGTCGCGGGCCGCGGAAAAAGCGATTGGCTGGCCCACAGCGAGGATTACAGTTACCCGGTTTATCTTTCCGACATGGCGGCACTGATTGCGCGCATTGGTCCAGGCACCCGGGTGTCGCGCTTCATTGCCAGGCTGTTGCGCCGTCCATCCGTACGTTACGTCGACTGGGTGGGAACGTCGATGGGCGGTCTGATCGGCATGATGCTGGCGGCGCAACCGAAATCGCCGATACGGCGCCTGGTAATGAACGATGTTGGCTGGCTCGTTCCCGCCAACGCCCTGAACATCCTGAGTGATTATGTCGGCAAGGATCCGCGCTACGCCAGCATTGAGCAATTCGAAGCCGACTTTCGCAAAGTGTACTCCACATTCGGGCCGCTCACCGAAGCGCAGTGGCGCCATCTCATCACCCACACCGTGAGGAGGTTTGATGACGGCAGCTATGGCTTCAAATACGACCCGAAAATCGGTGAGCCGTTCAAAAGAAAATTTTTCCAAGACCTGGACTTATGGAACATCTGGTCAAATGTACGCTGCCCGGTGTTGATTCTGCGCGGAGCACAGTCCGATTTCCTGCTCAAAGAAACTGCGGCGAAAATGTGCGAACGCAAAGCGCACACCGAATTGGTCGAATTTTCCGGTATTGGTCATGCGCCAATGTTGATGTCCGAGGACCAGATCAAAATCGTGCGCGATTTTCTGCTTGCCCCGGATTCGAGCATCCCCGTTTCCACGGGGTGA
- the ubiG gene encoding bifunctional 2-polyprenyl-6-hydroxyphenol methylase/3-demethylubiquinol 3-O-methyltransferase UbiG, producing MNVDPLELEKFSKLAHRWWDPDAEFKPLHDMNPLRLDYVDKLAGLNGKVVLDVGCGGGILAESMAARGAHVTGIDLGEGALKVARLHLLESGNDVDYRNVAVEDLAREQPRYYEIITCMEFLEHVPDPASTVRACSELVKPGGHIFFSTINRNLKSYLVAVIGAEYVLRLLPRGTHDYARFIKPSELARFCRDARLNVEHITGLTYNPFSKIYAIGIDTDANYILHATAD from the coding sequence ATGAACGTCGATCCGCTGGAACTTGAGAAATTCAGTAAGCTCGCGCACCGCTGGTGGGACCCGGATGCCGAGTTCAAGCCACTGCACGACATGAACCCACTGCGCCTCGATTACGTCGACAAGCTCGCCGGCCTCAACGGTAAAGTAGTGCTGGATGTCGGGTGTGGCGGCGGCATTCTCGCGGAGAGCATGGCCGCGCGCGGAGCACACGTGACTGGAATAGACTTGGGAGAGGGCGCGCTCAAGGTCGCGCGGCTGCATCTGCTTGAATCGGGTAACGACGTGGATTATCGTAACGTCGCCGTAGAAGACCTGGCGCGCGAGCAGCCGCGTTATTACGAGATCATCACCTGTATGGAATTTCTCGAGCACGTACCGGATCCCGCGAGCACGGTGCGAGCCTGCTCCGAACTCGTTAAACCGGGCGGTCATATATTTTTTTCAACCATCAATCGCAATCTGAAATCGTATCTGGTCGCGGTCATCGGCGCTGAGTATGTACTGAGACTCCTGCCGCGCGGAACCCACGATTATGCCCGGTTCATTAAGCCATCGGAGCTGGCGCGCTTCTGCCGCGATGCCAGATTGAACGTAGAACACATTACCGGCCTGACCTACAACCCATTCAGCAAAATTTACGCCATTGGAATTGACACCGATGCAAATTACATTTTGCATGCAACGGCGGATTAA
- a CDS encoding ATP-binding protein: MIKSDLLHNILLGLAALVLAGVLLFLYSKTQAVDLRERNEILDDLRVLKEIDGRWDVDVLRARLEFGSNELPVSNRRSVAFKTLQNLDSALQTTRSAALSAGLPELRKAILQKAELVEKFKQENRSANDSLQAVLKDCAELSTLASELRPRSPDLEQALSRLAAAAPLYYWLAQDPQRASLEAGAAQLQEFPDPLRNKASELAAAVQALLKHEAAAQALFTKLEYLTSGPRLDTLTSSFSRELEVTLQDKERYRVYLIAYASALLILLAYLGAKLKAANVSLELRVQERTRELSEALKHLKESEAQLIQSEKMSSLGQMVAGVAHEINTPLAYVKNSLGTVADTLPNLGTVIEHSERLLALLQAGGNANAEELNRQFALVSAQIARLKQHRVIEELNKLVKDGLYGTGQVAEIVGNLKDFSRLDRSKVTSFNLNEGLDSTLLLAKHMLKSVTVKKYFDNIPEISCAPSQINQVFLNLITNATQAMDAGNGILTLTTTRDGDGVEVDIADNGKGIPPEVLPKIFDPFFTTKEIGKGTGLGLSISYKIVQQHGGRISVKSKVGAGTTFTVWLPVKPPAEAKTAA, translated from the coding sequence ATGATCAAGTCCGACCTGCTGCATAACATTTTGCTGGGCCTCGCCGCGCTAGTATTGGCAGGAGTATTGCTGTTTCTCTACAGCAAGACCCAGGCAGTCGACCTGCGCGAGCGGAACGAGATTTTGGATGACCTGCGCGTTTTGAAGGAAATTGACGGGCGCTGGGACGTAGACGTGCTGCGGGCGCGTCTCGAGTTCGGCTCGAATGAGCTGCCTGTGAGCAACCGTAGGTCCGTCGCCTTCAAAACACTTCAGAACCTAGATAGCGCGTTGCAAACGACGCGAAGCGCGGCATTAAGCGCCGGGCTTCCGGAACTCAGAAAGGCGATCTTGCAAAAAGCGGAGCTGGTTGAGAAATTCAAGCAAGAAAACCGCAGTGCTAATGATTCCTTGCAAGCGGTGCTCAAAGACTGCGCGGAACTGAGTACGCTGGCGTCCGAACTGCGACCGCGCTCCCCGGACCTGGAGCAAGCACTGAGCCGACTGGCTGCTGCGGCACCGCTATACTACTGGCTGGCGCAGGACCCGCAGCGCGCGAGCCTCGAAGCCGGCGCAGCGCAACTCCAGGAATTTCCCGACCCACTGCGCAATAAAGCAAGCGAACTCGCAGCAGCGGTGCAAGCACTGCTCAAGCATGAGGCGGCCGCGCAAGCGTTGTTCACCAAGCTTGAGTACCTGACCTCCGGCCCGCGCCTGGACACTCTGACGTCTTCCTTCAGCCGCGAGCTCGAGGTAACGCTGCAGGACAAGGAGCGCTATCGCGTTTACCTGATCGCCTACGCCAGCGCTCTCTTGATCCTGCTGGCTTATCTCGGCGCCAAGCTTAAGGCCGCGAACGTGAGCCTCGAACTCCGCGTTCAAGAGCGCACGCGCGAATTGTCCGAAGCGCTCAAACATCTCAAAGAATCTGAAGCGCAGCTTATCCAGTCAGAGAAAATGTCGTCCCTCGGCCAAATGGTGGCGGGCGTTGCGCACGAAATCAATACGCCGCTCGCTTATGTCAAGAACAGCCTTGGCACGGTTGCCGATACGCTGCCCAACCTCGGCACCGTGATTGAGCACTCCGAGAGGCTACTCGCGCTGTTGCAGGCCGGCGGCAACGCCAACGCCGAGGAACTGAACCGTCAGTTCGCGCTGGTGTCGGCGCAGATCGCACGACTCAAGCAGCACCGTGTGATAGAAGAGCTGAACAAACTGGTCAAGGACGGACTCTACGGCACGGGCCAGGTAGCGGAGATCGTCGGCAACCTGAAGGACTTCAGTCGTCTTGATCGCAGTAAAGTGACGAGCTTCAACCTGAATGAAGGCCTCGACAGCACCCTGCTACTCGCTAAGCACATGTTGAAATCAGTCACGGTCAAAAAATACTTTGACAATATTCCTGAAATTTCCTGTGCGCCGTCGCAAATCAACCAGGTGTTCCTCAATCTGATTACCAACGCGACCCAGGCGATGGATGCCGGCAACGGCATACTCACTCTCACCACGACTCGCGACGGCGACGGCGTAGAAGTCGATATCGCGGACAACGGCAAAGGTATCCCGCCCGAAGTACTGCCGAAGATATTCGATCCATTCTTCACCACCAAGGAAATCGGCAAGGGTACCGGGCTCGGGCTTTCCATATCCTACAAGATTGTCCAACAGCACGGCGGTCGCATAAGCGTCAAATCGAAGGTCGGCGCCGGCACTACGTTTACCGTGTGGCTGCCGGTGAAACCGCCGGCCGAAGCAAAAACTGCTGCATAA